A stretch of the Paenibacillus dendritiformis genome encodes the following:
- a CDS encoding FecCD family ABC transporter permease: MNNISGGRFAAVLIAGAALILIVTYVSLTNGIFDMSVKDVIDTLLRIQPQADHDLVIFEFRLPRIVIAILVGMGLGIAGAVIQSITRNGLADPGILGINAGAGAAMVIFMFFFQGQIKGTGLLSIMAMPLFGLLGGLLAAALIYLFAWKDGRLEPQRLLLTGIAAGSGLSAVSLFLTLKMNPNDFEMAAVWSSGSIYNANWKYIASIIPWLLLLLPVIIRKSYIMDIFQLREESVISVGVSSEKEKAELLLCSIGIVSACVSVSGGIGFIGLMAPHISRRLVGTAHRRILPVCGIVGALLVLVSDYIGRTVFAPAELPAGIVTAIIGVPYFMMLLYLGRKKRG, encoded by the coding sequence ATGAATAACATCTCGGGCGGCCGCTTTGCGGCTGTGCTGATCGCCGGAGCTGCCCTGATTTTGATCGTCACCTATGTCAGCCTGACCAACGGTATATTTGATATGAGCGTGAAGGATGTTATCGATACATTGCTGCGCATTCAGCCGCAAGCCGACCATGATCTCGTCATTTTCGAGTTCCGGCTGCCGCGGATCGTCATTGCCATTCTGGTCGGGATGGGACTTGGCATCGCCGGAGCGGTTATTCAGAGCATTACGCGCAACGGGCTGGCGGATCCGGGCATTCTGGGAATCAATGCGGGAGCCGGCGCGGCGATGGTTATTTTTATGTTCTTTTTCCAAGGCCAGATCAAGGGGACCGGGCTGCTGTCGATTATGGCGATGCCGCTCTTCGGCTTGCTGGGCGGGCTGCTTGCGGCCGCCCTTATCTACCTGTTCGCCTGGAAGGACGGCCGGCTGGAGCCGCAGCGGCTGCTGCTTACGGGGATTGCCGCCGGATCGGGCCTGAGCGCGGTATCCTTATTTTTGACGCTGAAGATGAATCCGAATGATTTCGAGATGGCCGCGGTATGGAGCTCCGGCAGTATTTACAATGCGAACTGGAAATACATCGCTTCCATTATTCCCTGGCTTCTGCTGCTGCTCCCGGTCATTATTCGCAAGTCCTATATCATGGATATATTTCAATTGCGCGAGGAAAGTGTCATTAGCGTGGGCGTCTCTTCGGAAAAAGAGAAGGCCGAGCTCTTGCTGTGCAGCATCGGCATCGTAAGCGCCTGCGTATCCGTATCCGGAGGCATCGGATTTATCGGGCTGATGGCGCCCCACATTTCCAGACGGCTCGTCGGAACCGCGCATCGCCGCATTCTCCCGGTATGCGGAATCGTCGGGGCGCTGCTCGTGCTCGTATCCGACTATATCGGCCGAACCGTGTTCGCCCCGGCGGAATTGCCCGCGGGGATCGTAACGGCCATTATCGGCGTTCCCTATTTCATGATGCTCCTGTACCTGGGAAGAAAAAAACGAGGTTAG
- a CDS encoding potassium/proton antiporter: MWTTDTIIFLLGILLLAGVVSAKFSNRFNVPSLVLFIAVGMIMNRFIYFDNTKLTQLFGILALIVILFEGGMQTSWKQMRPVVGAAVSLATLGVAVTALVFGLCAAYILDISWKEGLLIGAIVGSTDAAAVFAVMGSQRVKRKLSSTLEAESGTNDPMAVFLTVSLIEWIQTPNANLFYMFLSFLWEMGFGLLFGLGVGWLAIQLVNRIHLDTSGLYPVLSIGLAIVTYSGAAMLHGSGFLAVYVMALVLGNADLQYRFTITRFNEGFAWMMQILMFILLGLLVFPGELVEVMWQAILLSLILMLIARPLGVAASLLFGRFSLREQTLIAWAGLKGAVPIVLATYPMIAGLEQGQLFFNVIFFIVLTSALVQGATISPLARRLGLAGDPSAGISQGLELVSVGKTNLDMVKKSIEPGTCVENVTLEQLGLPEDTLITAIVRGEEMLAPRGHTRLQAGDVAYVLVAKKNLDTVRSMFTEPVKEGYCSGPNREADGEAP, encoded by the coding sequence TTGTGGACAACCGACACGATTATCTTTCTGCTTGGCATTTTGCTGCTGGCCGGAGTCGTCAGCGCCAAGTTTTCGAATCGCTTTAACGTTCCTTCGCTCGTGCTGTTCATCGCTGTCGGCATGATCATGAACCGGTTCATCTACTTCGATAATACGAAGCTGACGCAGTTATTCGGAATATTGGCGCTGATTGTGATTCTGTTCGAAGGGGGGATGCAGACAAGCTGGAAGCAAATGCGGCCCGTGGTCGGCGCAGCCGTCTCGCTTGCTACGCTCGGCGTTGCCGTAACCGCCTTGGTGTTCGGCCTGTGCGCGGCCTATATTCTCGATATCTCCTGGAAGGAAGGTTTGCTCATCGGCGCGATTGTCGGCTCCACCGACGCGGCGGCCGTGTTTGCGGTCATGGGGAGCCAGCGGGTCAAGCGCAAGCTGTCCTCGACATTGGAGGCGGAGTCGGGCACGAACGACCCAATGGCGGTATTTCTCACTGTGTCATTAATTGAGTGGATCCAGACGCCGAATGCGAATCTGTTCTACATGTTTTTGTCATTCCTGTGGGAAATGGGATTCGGACTCTTATTCGGGCTGGGCGTTGGCTGGTTGGCGATACAGCTCGTCAACCGGATTCATCTGGACACCTCCGGACTGTATCCGGTGCTCTCGATCGGACTGGCTATCGTGACGTACAGCGGAGCCGCGATGCTGCACGGCAGCGGGTTCCTGGCCGTCTACGTCATGGCGCTGGTGCTGGGCAACGCCGATTTGCAATACCGCTTCACGATTACCCGCTTCAATGAAGGCTTCGCCTGGATGATGCAGATTTTGATGTTCATTCTGCTAGGGCTTCTCGTCTTTCCCGGGGAACTGGTTGAAGTGATGTGGCAGGCGATCCTGCTGTCGCTGATTTTGATGCTGATCGCGCGTCCGCTGGGGGTGGCGGCGAGCTTGCTGTTCGGGCGCTTCTCGCTGCGCGAGCAGACGCTGATTGCCTGGGCGGGATTGAAAGGCGCCGTGCCCATTGTGCTCGCCACCTACCCGATGATCGCGGGGCTGGAGCAGGGGCAATTGTTCTTCAATGTCATCTTCTTTATCGTCCTGACCTCGGCGTTGGTGCAGGGAGCGACCATTTCTCCTCTGGCGAGGAGGCTGGGGTTGGCCGGGGATCCGTCTGCGGGAATATCGCAAGGGCTCGAATTGGTCTCGGTCGGGAAGACGAATCTGGATATGGTCAAAAAGTCAATTGAACCGGGAACCTGTGTCGAGAACGTCACCCTGGAGCAACTGGGGCTGCCGGAAGATACGCTGATCACCGCCATCGTGCGCGGGGAAGAAATGCTGGCCCCCCGGGGGCATACCCGCTTGCAGGCCGGCGACGTCGCTTATGTGCTCGTGGCCAAAAAAAACCTGGATACGGTGCGCAGCATGTTCACCGAGCCGGTCAAGGAGGGATACTGCTCCGGCCCGAACCGGGAAGCGGACGGAGAGGCGCCATAG
- a CDS encoding PadR family transcriptional regulator → MNTQFKKGVLELCVLVLTYEKDRYGYELVNRISEKFQVAEGTMYPLLRRLTQEGHCSTYLKESSEGPPRKYYKLTDSGEAYMRDMVKEWTLFSQGVDEIIKEVMNGERA, encoded by the coding sequence GTGAATACGCAATTCAAGAAAGGCGTGCTCGAATTGTGCGTCCTCGTTCTCACTTATGAGAAGGATCGTTACGGCTATGAATTGGTGAACCGGATCTCGGAGAAATTTCAGGTCGCGGAAGGCACGATGTATCCTTTGCTGCGCCGCTTGACTCAGGAAGGGCATTGCTCGACGTACTTGAAGGAATCATCGGAAGGTCCGCCCCGCAAGTACTATAAGCTCACCGATTCGGGAGAGGCGTATATGCGGGATATGGTGAAGGAGTGGACTTTGTTTTCGCAGGGCGTAGACGAGATTATCAAGGAGGTTATGAATGGTGAGCGAGCGTAA
- a CDS encoding alpha/beta hydrolase — protein sequence MSNSHLAPLEPLFSDQAGREVTVPRSEQWDVCSRGSGRPYRIFVAVPAEEAPPAGHPVIYVLDANSTFGTLAETVRAQSRAKAKTGVDPAVVVGIGYPTDAPFDPARFYDFTLPVQAEELPPHPHGDAWPEMGGAEAFSRFIEEELKPAIERKFNIDRGRQAIIGHSLGGLCVLQMLFTRPGAFKTYIAGSPSIHWNRPFIQEAGERFLARMQQEHADIQVMIAVGEREQGHPSRMTENARELAERLAAVSSSGVRTAFYEFGGEGHISLLPVLMSHAARYALSSPGQTG from the coding sequence ATGTCTAACAGCCATTTGGCGCCGCTTGAACCGCTGTTTTCGGATCAGGCGGGCCGTGAAGTTACCGTGCCGCGTTCGGAGCAATGGGATGTCTGTTCCCGAGGCAGCGGCCGGCCATACCGGATTTTTGTGGCCGTGCCGGCCGAGGAGGCGCCGCCGGCCGGTCATCCGGTCATCTATGTGCTGGACGCGAATTCAACGTTCGGCACGTTAGCGGAGACGGTTCGCGCCCAGTCCCGCGCCAAAGCCAAGACCGGCGTCGATCCCGCCGTCGTCGTCGGCATCGGGTATCCGACCGATGCTCCGTTCGATCCGGCCCGGTTCTATGATTTTACGCTCCCGGTCCAGGCCGAAGAGCTGCCGCCCCATCCGCATGGAGATGCGTGGCCGGAGATGGGCGGAGCCGAAGCATTCAGCCGCTTCATTGAAGAAGAACTGAAGCCGGCCATCGAGCGCAAGTTCAACATCGATCGCGGCAGGCAGGCGATTATCGGCCACTCTCTGGGCGGACTGTGCGTGCTGCAAATGCTGTTCACCCGGCCCGGGGCATTCAAGACCTATATCGCGGGCAGCCCGTCGATTCATTGGAACAGGCCGTTCATCCAGGAAGCGGGAGAGCGCTTCCTGGCCCGCATGCAGCAGGAACATGCCGATATTCAGGTCATGATTGCGGTAGGGGAACGGGAGCAAGGCCATCCCAGCCGCATGACCGAGAATGCGAGGGAGCTGGCCGAACGGCTGGCTGCCGTCTCGTCCTCCGGGGTGCGGACCGCGTTCTATGAATTCGGGGGCGAAGGCCATATTTCGCTGCTTCCCGTCTTGATGAGCCATGCCGCCCGCTATGCATTATCGAGCCCAGGCCAGACGGGCTGA
- a CDS encoding Ni2+-binding GTPase: MSKDTSVQAFAERKKSLESGLSEEARQLLDEMLSRMEALTRENERLRKSALAAARSRSGMSTKLKDALYE; this comes from the coding sequence ATGAGCAAGGACACATCCGTTCAAGCGTTCGCGGAGAGAAAAAAATCTCTGGAGAGCGGATTAAGCGAAGAGGCGCGCCAGTTGCTCGACGAGATGCTGAGCCGGATGGAAGCATTGACGCGAGAGAATGAACGGCTTCGCAAGTCTGCGCTTGCTGCGGCCCGCAGCCGTTCGGGCATGTCCACGAAGCTGAAGGACGCCCTGTATGAATAA
- a CDS encoding heavy metal translocating P-type ATPase produces MKSNSKQSFTEWMDKYGEALAAAGSACFIALAFIAGYVSETLAIAFFALSYVMGGWLKLKDGLVTLIRDKDLDVNLLMIAAALGAASIGYWSEGAILIFIFALSGALETFTMNRSSRDISALMELKPEQAIVLRDGQEVIVPVERLQVGETVLVKPGERIPADGLVQEGSSAVDQASITGESVPVDKGPGDEVFAGTVNGQGALYMEVTQSSESSLFSKIIRLVQEAQSEMPKSQRFIEKFERIYARVIILVTLLLIFLPPLLLGETWEAAFYRSMVFLVVASPCALVASIMPATLSAISNSARKGLLFKGGAYLDHISRVRVIAFDKTGTLTQGRLTVTDVEPRGGLQAPELLQAAAALETLSTHPIAKAIVLEAERARPNGSGAAWARPADFQARSGLGIEAEMEGARWRIGKPSFILNGADAEVLARTAELQSEGKTVIAVERDGAVVGLIALQDRIRPETPAIVRQLKRSGIQVAMLTGDQERTAQAIAAEAGIGLVFAELMPEDKLTIVKKLRSEYGAVAMVGDGVNDAPALAAASVGIAMGAAGSDAALETADLVLMNDDLGNIEHAISLGRRTQTIVKQNIIFAGAVIVALISANFLFGIPLPLGVVGHEGSTILVILNGLRLLRS; encoded by the coding sequence ATGAAAAGCAACAGCAAGCAATCATTTACGGAATGGATGGATAAATACGGCGAGGCGCTGGCTGCGGCCGGAAGCGCCTGCTTTATCGCTTTGGCGTTTATCGCCGGCTATGTCTCGGAGACGCTGGCAATCGCGTTTTTTGCGCTCTCCTATGTGATGGGAGGCTGGCTGAAGCTGAAGGATGGGCTGGTTACGCTCATCCGGGACAAGGATCTGGATGTCAATCTGTTGATGATCGCCGCGGCCTTGGGCGCCGCCAGCATCGGGTACTGGTCGGAAGGCGCGATTCTCATCTTCATCTTCGCCTTGAGCGGGGCGCTGGAGACGTTCACGATGAACCGGAGCTCGCGCGACATTTCGGCCCTGATGGAATTGAAGCCGGAGCAAGCGATCGTGCTCCGGGACGGGCAGGAAGTTATCGTTCCGGTGGAGCGGCTGCAAGTCGGCGAGACGGTATTGGTCAAGCCGGGAGAGCGCATTCCGGCGGACGGGCTCGTGCAGGAAGGAAGCTCGGCCGTCGATCAAGCTTCGATTACCGGGGAGAGCGTGCCGGTTGACAAAGGCCCCGGCGATGAAGTATTCGCAGGCACGGTGAACGGCCAAGGCGCGCTCTATATGGAAGTAACTCAATCCAGCGAATCGTCGCTGTTTTCCAAGATTATTCGGCTCGTCCAGGAAGCGCAGAGCGAGATGCCGAAGTCGCAGCGCTTCATTGAGAAGTTCGAGCGGATTTATGCGCGGGTCATTATTCTGGTTACGCTCCTGCTGATCTTCCTTCCGCCGCTTCTTCTCGGCGAGACATGGGAGGCTGCGTTCTACCGGTCGATGGTGTTCCTCGTCGTGGCCTCCCCTTGCGCCCTCGTCGCGTCCATTATGCCGGCCACCTTGTCGGCCATCTCGAACAGCGCCCGCAAAGGCTTGCTGTTCAAGGGCGGCGCTTATCTCGATCATATCTCGCGGGTGAGGGTGATCGCGTTCGACAAGACCGGAACGTTGACGCAGGGCCGATTGACGGTAACCGACGTGGAACCGCGCGGCGGCCTGCAGGCCCCGGAGCTGCTTCAGGCGGCGGCGGCGCTGGAGACGCTGTCGACCCATCCGATCGCCAAAGCGATCGTTCTGGAAGCGGAGCGCGCTCGGCCGAACGGCAGCGGAGCCGCATGGGCGCGGCCGGCGGATTTCCAAGCCCGGTCGGGACTTGGAATCGAGGCAGAGATGGAAGGCGCGCGCTGGCGCATTGGCAAGCCGTCCTTTATTTTGAACGGGGCCGATGCGGAGGTTCTCGCCCGGACCGCCGAGCTTCAGAGCGAAGGCAAGACCGTCATTGCGGTCGAGCGGGACGGCGCTGTCGTCGGCTTGATTGCGCTCCAGGATCGGATTCGCCCGGAGACGCCTGCCATTGTCCGTCAATTGAAGCGTAGCGGCATTCAGGTGGCGATGCTTACGGGGGATCAGGAGCGAACGGCGCAGGCCATTGCGGCCGAGGCCGGAATCGGCCTCGTCTTTGCCGAATTGATGCCTGAGGACAAACTGACGATTGTCAAAAAGCTGAGGTCGGAGTATGGAGCGGTAGCGATGGTGGGGGACGGCGTCAACGATGCGCCCGCGCTTGCCGCGGCCAGTGTCGGCATTGCGATGGGGGCCGCGGGCAGCGATGCGGCGCTGGAGACCGCCGACTTGGTGCTGATGAATGATGATCTGGGCAATATCGAGCACGCCATTTCGCTCGGCAGACGCACCCAGACCATCGTCAAGCAGAATATTATTTTTGCCGGCGCCGTAATCGTGGCCCTCATCTCTGCCAACTTCTTGTTCGGAATACCGCTTCCGTTAGGCGTCGTCGGGCATGAAGGCAGCACCATCCTCGTCATCCTGAACGGATTGCGCCTGCTTCGATCGTAA
- a CDS encoding GNAT family N-acetyltransferase, which produces MKSNVIILHEAPSPEEYVAIRKAAGLSSKSLEGAAVGLQNSVFTVTLRQNGELIGMGRIIGDGGCFFQVVDICVRPSHQGQGWGKTIMAEISRYLDENAPKQSYVSLIADLPADQLYAQFGFDYTYPRSVGMYKRY; this is translated from the coding sequence ATGAAGTCCAATGTGATTATTTTGCATGAGGCTCCCAGCCCGGAAGAGTATGTTGCCATTCGGAAAGCAGCCGGTCTTAGTTCCAAAAGCTTGGAGGGAGCCGCCGTCGGGCTGCAAAATTCTGTCTTCACGGTAACGCTCCGGCAGAATGGCGAACTGATTGGCATGGGCCGGATCATCGGAGATGGCGGCTGCTTTTTTCAGGTGGTCGATATTTGCGTAAGGCCATCCCATCAGGGACAAGGGTGGGGAAAGACGATTATGGCGGAGATTTCCCGTTACCTGGACGAGAACGCGCCCAAGCAATCGTATGTCAGCTTAATTGCGGATCTTCCCGCCGATCAATTGTACGCGCAGTTCGGCTTCGATTACACCTACCCTCGCTCGGTAGGAATGTACAAGCGATACTAG
- a CDS encoding DUF4097 family beta strand repeat-containing protein — protein MVSERKQQFLTRLEQLLGAVPEAERREIMSDFESHFQEAHEAGRSEEEIFRSLGSEQAIAREILAQYGLDLPSVQEPPGAREEAEPNANPDRSAAAHHASAGPFGSGTGSPLRVIRLETDVVDVHLDTHDGQDITYHFDSFDAGQFDVRETREGDAYRLTVQLRRSGMKRFFSPVSGDLHVQIPASFGGTVELAIVSGDAEIRQIRAERLDAELKSGDLTIVDSSCGHVTARMKSGDAELHDCTCGKADLHTLSGDVTIFDLRADEFALKAASGDIELHRLEAQTLRAELLSGDMHIVDGRGGTWKFTAASGDLKLSSIAADVHIDVASGSISTKNVRGSLNVLAKSGEVECELASGTSRAVIENMAGNVSLMVPSGMQALELEASTVLGAVSVRLPQFPEGHAQTSRFRGQLGENGPKVQLATKVGSISVTSI, from the coding sequence ATGGTGAGCGAGCGTAAACAGCAGTTTTTGACCCGGCTGGAGCAATTGCTGGGAGCGGTTCCCGAGGCGGAGCGCCGGGAGATTATGTCCGATTTCGAGTCGCATTTTCAGGAGGCCCACGAGGCGGGGAGATCGGAGGAAGAGATATTTCGCTCGCTGGGAAGCGAGCAGGCGATTGCCCGCGAGATACTGGCCCAATATGGATTGGATCTCCCGAGCGTTCAGGAGCCGCCTGGGGCCCGAGAGGAAGCGGAACCGAATGCCAATCCGGATCGCAGCGCTGCCGCGCATCACGCATCTGCCGGTCCGTTCGGCTCCGGAACCGGTTCACCGCTGCGGGTTATCCGGCTGGAGACGGATGTTGTCGATGTTCATCTAGACACTCATGACGGCCAAGACATAACTTATCATTTTGATTCATTTGACGCGGGGCAATTTGATGTGCGGGAAACGAGAGAAGGAGATGCTTACCGCCTGACCGTCCAGCTTCGGCGCAGCGGAATGAAGCGCTTCTTTTCTCCGGTAAGCGGAGATCTTCATGTTCAAATCCCGGCTTCGTTCGGGGGAACGGTGGAACTGGCCATCGTATCCGGCGACGCAGAGATACGGCAGATTCGGGCAGAGCGCCTTGATGCGGAGCTGAAATCAGGCGATCTCACGATTGTTGACAGCTCATGCGGGCATGTGACGGCACGGATGAAATCGGGCGATGCCGAGCTTCATGATTGCACATGCGGCAAGGCTGATCTGCATACGTTATCGGGCGATGTGACGATTTTTGATCTCCGGGCAGACGAGTTCGCGCTGAAGGCGGCCTCCGGCGATATTGAACTGCATCGGTTGGAGGCTCAAACGCTGCGTGCCGAGCTGCTGTCCGGCGATATGCATATCGTTGACGGCAGAGGCGGCACCTGGAAATTTACCGCCGCGTCCGGCGATTTGAAGCTGTCGTCCATTGCCGCGGACGTTCACATTGATGTAGCTTCCGGCAGCATCTCGACGAAGAATGTCCGTGGTTCACTGAACGTTCTGGCCAAGAGCGGGGAAGTCGAATGCGAGCTGGCTTCCGGAACGAGCCGAGCTGTCATCGAGAATATGGCAGGGAATGTGTCGCTTATGGTTCCTTCCGGCATGCAGGCGCTGGAGCTGGAGGCGTCCACCGTGCTTGGAGCGGTGTCGGTCCGTCTTCCTCAATTCCCGGAGGGTCATGCCCAGACCAGCCGTTTCCGCGGTCAGCTTGGGGAGAACGGTCCCAAAGTTCAATTGGCGACGAAGGTTGGCTCGATTTCCGTAACATCGATATGA
- a CDS encoding Nramp family divalent metal transporter, with the protein MGKRTKSSGSGWRHERTEPTLAESYKSMPVPAKGSRFRKFLAFVGPGYMVAVGYMDPGNWATDIAGGSRFNYTLLSVVLLSNLMAVLLQSLSARLGIATGRDLAQACHDHYSKPVNFVLWVLCELAIAACDLAEIIGSAIALKLLFGLPLLIGVIITSLDIFIVLMLQHKGFRYIESIVVALFLIILACFGVELFLSRPDIREVAQGFIPSPEIIRNPEMLYIALGILGATVMPHNLYLHSSIVQTRNFEDSLAGKKQAIRFATLDSTIALMLAMFVNAAILMLAASTFYRTGHTEIAEIEDAYQMLAPLLGTGMASILFAVALLASGQNSTLTGTLAGQIVMEGFLNIRLKPWVRRLITRLIAIIPAIAVISIYGEKSTGELLILSQVILSLQLSFAVFPLLRFTGDPRKMGPFASPRWMQALAWIAGTIIAVLNLYLLAVTLA; encoded by the coding sequence ATGGGCAAGAGAACGAAATCCTCCGGCAGCGGCTGGCGCCATGAGCGAACGGAGCCAACGCTGGCCGAATCCTATAAATCGATGCCCGTGCCGGCAAAAGGATCCCGGTTCCGCAAATTTTTAGCGTTTGTCGGGCCCGGGTATATGGTCGCCGTCGGCTATATGGATCCTGGCAATTGGGCGACCGATATTGCGGGAGGCTCCCGCTTCAATTATACGCTGCTGTCCGTCGTGCTGCTCTCCAATCTGATGGCGGTGCTGCTGCAATCCCTGTCCGCCCGGCTCGGCATCGCGACCGGACGGGATCTGGCCCAGGCTTGCCATGATCATTACAGCAAGCCGGTGAATTTCGTCCTGTGGGTATTATGCGAGTTGGCCATAGCCGCCTGCGATCTGGCCGAAATCATCGGCTCCGCGATCGCGCTTAAGCTGCTGTTCGGCCTGCCGCTGTTGATCGGGGTCATCATTACCTCTCTCGATATATTTATCGTCTTGATGCTCCAGCACAAAGGCTTCCGCTACATCGAATCCATCGTCGTCGCGCTATTTCTGATTATTTTGGCCTGTTTCGGCGTCGAGCTGTTCCTCTCCCGGCCGGATATTCGGGAAGTCGCGCAGGGGTTCATTCCGAGCCCGGAAATTATCCGGAATCCGGAGATGCTATATATCGCCCTTGGCATTTTGGGAGCGACGGTCATGCCCCATAATCTGTACCTGCATTCCTCGATCGTGCAGACGCGCAACTTCGAAGACTCGCTTGCCGGCAAGAAGCAGGCGATCCGCTTCGCCACGCTCGATTCGACCATCGCCTTGATGCTGGCTATGTTCGTGAACGCCGCGATTCTCATGCTGGCCGCTTCGACCTTCTACCGCACCGGACATACCGAGATCGCGGAGATTGAAGATGCGTATCAAATGCTGGCGCCGCTCCTGGGCACGGGGATGGCCAGCATCCTGTTCGCCGTCGCCCTGCTCGCCTCCGGCCAGAATTCGACCTTGACGGGCACGCTTGCCGGACAGATCGTGATGGAGGGCTTCCTGAACATTCGCTTGAAACCGTGGGTCCGGCGCCTCATTACACGGCTGATCGCGATTATTCCCGCGATAGCGGTCATCTCCATCTACGGGGAGAAGAGCACCGGCGAGCTGCTGATTCTCAGCCAGGTCATCTTGTCTCTGCAATTGTCGTTCGCCGTTTTTCCGCTTCTTCGCTTTACCGGAGACCCACGCAAGATGGGCCCCTTCGCCAGTCCTCGCTGGATGCAGGCGCTTGCGTGGATTGCCGGAACCATCATCGCCGTGCTCAATCTGTATCTGCTGGCCGTTACGTTGGCATAA
- a CDS encoding MFS transporter, with product MTARTIEDAMNVRQSQIRRMYLYMFMIFTPGAVFSSFFPLYYRDIGYTDAMYGMQNAIMPLIGVVGNYLFGYVSDKFARIKPLIFGLILALIAVLFFVFHVTDPWTVMGLIFLFQFLWVPLMTLTDGMAMLASRRLGDSYAVIRGFGAAGFAVSALVIGWLLGRLPGHAAMGWIMMALLAATGGVLLMIRDPRRPEADGPEAEGEGEGPSRTEAADMSQFWKYVFTRRFLLFIAVLITYNMTLIFNDQYFSFLIRELNGTPFHIGLGWMLPAATEVIIFLYLGRAGRQFRPLTMLAWSSVILGIRALVIYVTDWLPLILFMQAVQGIGIALFFIYLAEYMMDLIPDRFRASGQAVMQVALSIGATMTGSIIGAYIYSQWGNKALFLVMGAVLAIAAGGFAAADRLERRRERTESASV from the coding sequence ATGACGGCCCGCACCATCGAAGATGCCATGAATGTGCGCCAGTCGCAAATCCGCCGCATGTATCTGTACATGTTTATGATATTTACGCCGGGAGCGGTGTTTTCCTCGTTCTTTCCGCTATATTATCGCGATATCGGATACACCGACGCGATGTATGGAATGCAGAACGCGATTATGCCGCTTATCGGAGTGGTTGGCAACTATCTGTTCGGGTATGTGAGCGACAAATTCGCCCGGATCAAGCCGTTGATTTTTGGACTGATTCTTGCATTGATAGCCGTACTGTTCTTTGTTTTCCACGTTACGGATCCTTGGACCGTGATGGGGCTGATTTTCCTGTTCCAGTTTCTGTGGGTGCCGTTGATGACCTTGACGGACGGAATGGCGATGCTGGCCTCCCGGAGACTTGGAGACTCCTACGCGGTCATTCGCGGCTTCGGCGCGGCCGGGTTCGCGGTGTCCGCGCTTGTTATAGGCTGGCTGCTCGGCCGGCTGCCGGGGCATGCCGCCATGGGGTGGATTATGATGGCTCTGCTTGCCGCAACCGGCGGGGTGCTGCTGATGATCCGCGATCCCCGGCGTCCGGAAGCGGACGGCCCGGAAGCAGAGGGGGAGGGCGAGGGGCCTTCGCGAACGGAAGCGGCTGACATGTCCCAATTTTGGAAATACGTGTTCACCCGGCGCTTCCTCTTGTTCATTGCGGTGCTCATTACGTACAATATGACTTTAATCTTCAATGATCAATATTTCAGCTTCCTTATCCGGGAATTGAACGGAACGCCTTTCCACATCGGGCTGGGCTGGATGCTGCCGGCGGCTACGGAAGTCATTATCTTCCTGTATTTGGGCCGCGCGGGCAGACAATTCCGCCCGTTGACGATGCTGGCCTGGTCCTCGGTCATTCTCGGCATTCGGGCGCTCGTCATCTATGTGACCGATTGGCTGCCTCTGATTCTGTTCATGCAGGCGGTTCAGGGAATCGGCATTGCGCTCTTCTTCATCTATCTGGCCGAGTACATGATGGACCTGATACCGGATCGGTTCCGGGCCAGCGGGCAGGCGGTAATGCAGGTGGCGCTCAGCATTGGCGCGACGATGACGGGCAGCATTATCGGGGCGTACATCTATAGCCAATGGGGCAATAAAGCGCTGTTCCTCGTGATGGGAGCGGTGCTGGCGATCGCGGCAGGCGGCTTCGCCGCGGCGGATCGGCTGGAACGGCGGAGGGAACGGACAGAATCGGCCTCCGTCTAA